A genomic region of Mycobacterium sp. Aquia_213 contains the following coding sequences:
- a CDS encoding sulfurtransferase, which yields MARSDVLVSAEWAEKNLDTANVVFVEVDEDTSAYDGGHIAGAIRLDWRTDLQDQVKRDFVDAQQFSKLLSERGISNDDTVILYGGNNNWFAAYAYWYFKLYGHTQVKLLDGGRKKWELDGRPLSADTVSRPATSYTAAPPDNTIRAFRDEVIAAINAKNLVDVRSPDEFSGKILAPAHLPQEQSQRPGHIPGAINVPWSRAANEDGTFKSDEELAKLYADAGLDGTKETIAYCRIGERSSHTWFVLQELLGHKNVKNYDGSWTEYGSLVGAPIELGS from the coding sequence ATGGCACGCTCCGACGTCCTGGTCTCCGCCGAGTGGGCTGAGAAAAACCTCGACACCGCGAACGTCGTGTTCGTCGAGGTCGACGAGGACACCAGTGCGTACGACGGGGGCCACATCGCCGGCGCGATCAGGCTCGACTGGCGCACCGACCTGCAGGACCAGGTCAAGCGCGACTTCGTCGACGCCCAGCAGTTCTCCAAACTGCTGTCCGAACGCGGCATCTCCAACGACGACACCGTGATCCTCTACGGCGGCAACAACAACTGGTTCGCCGCCTACGCCTACTGGTACTTCAAGCTGTACGGCCACACGCAGGTCAAGCTTCTCGACGGCGGCCGCAAAAAGTGGGAGCTCGACGGACGCCCGCTGTCCGCCGACACCGTCAGCAGGCCGGCCACCTCGTACACTGCGGCCCCGCCGGACAACACGATCCGGGCGTTCCGGGACGAGGTGATCGCGGCCATCAACGCCAAGAACCTCGTCGACGTGCGCTCCCCCGACGAGTTCTCCGGCAAGATCCTGGCGCCGGCGCATCTGCCGCAGGAGCAGAGCCAGCGACCCGGACACATTCCGGGAGCGATAAACGTGCCATGGAGCCGGGCCGCTAATGAGGACGGCACCTTCAAGTCGGACGAGGAGTTGGCCAAGCTGTACGCCGACGCCGGCCTGGACGGCACCAAGGAAACGATTGCGTACTGCCGGATCGGGGAACGTTCGTCGCACACCTGGTTCGTTCTGCAGGAATTACTCGGGCACAAGAACGTCAAGAACTACGACGGCAGTTGGACGGAATACGGCTCCCTGGTGGGCGCCCCGATCGAGTTGGGAAGCTGA
- a CDS encoding DUF4395 domain-containing protein, whose product MSSSNTSAQLDRVDVRGPRFAAWVTTAVLVATLIVSAVSPLAAAIILGLQAVVFAIGALGGPRRHPYGRLFATLVAPRLGPVKEREPVAPLKFAQLVGLIFAIVGTAGFAVGAPLVGVIATAFALVAAFLNAAFGICLGCQLYPLVVRLRPTAGPA is encoded by the coding sequence GTGTCAAGCAGTAATACCAGCGCCCAGCTGGACCGCGTCGACGTTCGTGGACCCAGATTCGCGGCCTGGGTCACGACCGCGGTCCTGGTCGCGACGCTGATCGTCTCGGCGGTGAGCCCGCTGGCGGCCGCGATCATTCTGGGTCTGCAGGCCGTTGTCTTCGCGATCGGTGCTCTCGGCGGCCCGCGCCGGCACCCTTACGGCCGCCTGTTCGCCACCCTGGTGGCACCTCGGCTGGGCCCGGTCAAAGAGCGCGAACCGGTGGCTCCCCTGAAGTTCGCCCAGTTGGTCGGCCTGATCTTCGCGATCGTCGGTACTGCCGGATTCGCCGTCGGTGCGCCCCTGGTGGGCGTCATCGCGACGGCTTTCGCGCTGGTGGCGGCGTTCCTGAATGCGGCCTTCGGCATCTGCCTGGGCTGCCAGCTTTACCCGCTCGTGGTTCGCCTACGACCGACTGCCGGTCCGGCGTAA
- a CDS encoding Ms5788A family Cys-rich leader peptide: MSLGKLTDVSSRMELMLTKRRAVDLCRVAGCCCRCCCSC, from the coding sequence ATGTCATTGGGTAAGCTGACCGACGTGTCATCCCGCATGGAGCTCATGCTCACCAAGCGCCGCGCAGTCGATCTGTGCCGCGTCGCGGGTTGTTGTTGTCGCTGTTGCTGTAGCTGCTGA
- a CDS encoding thioredoxin family protein: MTTVVVAIVGALALAAVVGWLMTRRSGAIKEVDSGPRQSTGVDTADLGLSSTGPTVVHFSAPWCGPCDRVRRVVDQVCDNMGDVAHVEVDIDANPAAARRFSVLSLPTTLIFDVNGRQRYRTSGVPKAADLRSALEPLLA, translated from the coding sequence ATGACAACCGTCGTCGTTGCGATAGTCGGGGCTCTGGCCCTAGCGGCGGTCGTCGGCTGGCTGATGACCCGGCGCTCCGGTGCGATCAAAGAAGTTGATTCGGGCCCGCGCCAGAGCACCGGCGTCGACACCGCGGACCTGGGCCTGTCCAGCACCGGGCCGACCGTCGTGCATTTCAGCGCACCGTGGTGCGGACCCTGCGATCGGGTACGCCGGGTGGTCGACCAGGTGTGCGACAACATGGGCGATGTGGCACATGTCGAAGTCGACATCGACGCCAACCCGGCAGCTGCGCGGCGCTTTTCGGTGCTGTCGTTGCCGACAACCCTGATTTTCGACGTCAACGGACGACAGCGTTACCGGACATCGGGCGTCCCCAAGGCCGCCGACCTGCGCTCCGCGCTCGAACCGCTGTTGGCTTGA
- the lmeA gene encoding mannan chain length control protein LmeA, with translation MRMRRLLISVIAAVSAAAVIVGGTVGVDYGASIYAEYRLSRNVRTAANLGSDPFVAILAFPFIPEAMHRHYHELEIKANGIEHAPTGKATLEATMHSIDLTYASWLIRPDAKLPVGKLESRIILDSTHLGRYLGMDDLMVEAPPAETNDATGGTTESGISGNHGLVFSGTPKSINFDHRVSVSVDLSIAPDDPATLVFTPTGILTGPDTANQTVPDDKRDAVLHAFTARLPNQRLPFGVAPRTVGARGSDVIIEGITTGVTVTLEGFNQS, from the coding sequence ATGCGGATGCGCAGGCTGCTGATCAGTGTGATCGCCGCGGTGTCCGCCGCGGCGGTGATCGTCGGCGGCACCGTCGGGGTGGACTACGGCGCCAGCATCTACGCCGAGTACCGCCTGTCGCGCAACGTGCGCACGGCGGCGAATCTGGGGTCGGATCCGTTCGTGGCCATCCTGGCCTTCCCGTTCATTCCGGAGGCGATGCACCGCCACTACCACGAGCTGGAAATCAAGGCGAACGGCATCGAACACGCGCCGACGGGCAAGGCCACCCTCGAAGCCACCATGCACTCGATCGACCTGACCTACGCGTCGTGGCTGATCAGACCCGACGCGAAGCTGCCGGTGGGCAAGCTGGAGAGCCGCATCATCCTCGACTCAACACACCTGGGCCGGTACCTCGGGATGGACGATTTGATGGTGGAGGCGCCACCCGCCGAGACCAACGACGCCACCGGCGGTACCACCGAATCGGGCATTTCAGGTAACCACGGGCTGGTGTTCAGCGGAACCCCGAAATCGATCAACTTCGACCACCGGGTGAGCGTCTCGGTCGACCTTTCGATCGCGCCCGACGACCCGGCGACACTCGTGTTCACCCCGACCGGCATCCTCACCGGACCCGACACCGCCAACCAAACCGTTCCGGACGACAAGCGCGACGCCGTGCTGCACGCCTTCACCGCCAGACTGCCCAATCAACGGCTTCCGTTCGGCGTGGCGCCGCGCACGGTGGGGGCACGCGGCTCGGACGTGATCATCGAGGGCATCACCACGGGAGTAACCGTGACCCTCGAAGGGTTTAACCAATCATGA
- a CDS encoding winged helix-turn-helix transcriptional regulator: protein MLELLLLTSELHPDPVLPSLSLLPHTVRTAPPEPSSLLEAGTADAVLVDARTDLSAARGLCRLLSTAGRSVPVIAVVAEGGLVAVSADWGLDEILLPGTGPAEVDARIRLVVGRRGGLADQESAGKVSLGELVIDEGTYTARLRGRPLDLTYKEFELLKYLAQHAGRVFTRAQLLHEVWGYDFFGGTRTVDVHVRRLRAKLGPEYEALIGTVRNVGYKAVRPARGRAPIPPPDDDIESDEPDAENLEDPLADPLRSQ from the coding sequence TTGTTGGAGCTACTACTACTGACCTCTGAGCTGCACCCGGACCCGGTCCTACCGTCGTTGTCGTTGCTTCCCCACACCGTGCGGACAGCGCCGCCCGAGCCCTCCTCACTACTGGAGGCGGGGACCGCGGACGCGGTTCTCGTCGACGCGCGCACCGATCTGTCGGCCGCGCGCGGGCTTTGCCGTTTGTTGAGCACCGCGGGCCGGTCGGTCCCGGTCATCGCGGTCGTGGCCGAAGGCGGCCTGGTGGCGGTCAGCGCGGACTGGGGGCTGGATGAGATCCTGCTGCCCGGCACCGGGCCCGCCGAGGTCGACGCGCGGATACGGCTGGTGGTCGGTCGCCGCGGTGGGCTGGCCGACCAGGAGAGCGCCGGCAAGGTCAGCCTCGGCGAGCTGGTGATCGACGAAGGCACCTACACCGCGCGGCTGCGGGGCCGTCCGCTTGACCTCACCTACAAAGAGTTCGAGCTGCTGAAATACCTGGCTCAACATGCCGGCCGGGTGTTCACTCGCGCCCAGCTGCTGCACGAGGTGTGGGGATACGACTTCTTCGGTGGCACCCGGACAGTCGACGTGCACGTACGGCGGTTGCGGGCCAAACTCGGACCCGAGTACGAGGCACTGATCGGCACGGTCCGCAACGTGGGCTACAAGGCCGTTCGTCCGGCGCGCGGACGAGCACCGATCCCTCCGCCCGACGACGACATCGAAAGCGACGAGCCCGACGCCGAGAATCTGGAAGACCCGCTGGCCGACCCGCTGCGCAGTCAGTGA